A window of Rhododendron vialii isolate Sample 1 chromosome 11a, ASM3025357v1 contains these coding sequences:
- the LOC131308737 gene encoding aspartic proteinase A1-like: MTHNYLLGALCILVLTCSLVPASSDGLVRVGLNKRPLDLRGIKAAKMARLHGEQGKGLNSMRHDESDLDILSLKNYMDAQYYGEISVGSPPQKFTVIFDTGSSNLWIPSSKCIFSIACLFHPKYKHKKSKTYQEIGKSCAIHYGSGLVSGFLSQDNVEVGDLVVHNQVFMEATREGSLTFVVGKFDGILGLGFQEISVGDVVPVWYNMMEQGLVQEEVFSFWLNRDQYAKDGGELVFGGVDEKHFKGKHTYVPVTQKGYWQFEMDDFLIGNLSTGFCEGGCAAIVDSGTSLLAGPTTVVTQINHAIGAQGVVSVECKLVVSDYGEMIWELLLAGVQPDKVCSQVGLCFFNGSGLKSANIEMVVEEENKERAPPGHDLVCTACEMLVVWIRNQLKQQETKERVLDYVNQLCESLPSPMGESAIDCNILSKMPNVTFTIGSRDFTLTPEQYILKTEEGPTSVCLSGFIALDVPPPRGPLWILGDVFMGAYHTVFDYGNLQVGFAEAV; the protein is encoded by the exons ATGACGCACAACTATCTTTTGGGGGCTCTCTGTATTCTTGTTTTGACATGCTCTTTAGTTCCCGCTTCCTCTGATGGTTTAGTGAGAGTTGGTTTGAATAAGAGACCCTTAGATCTTCGTGGCATTAAGGCCGCCAAGATGGCAAGACTGCATGGTGAACAAGGGAAGGGTTTAAATAGCATGCGCCATGATGAATCTGATCTCGATATATTATCTCTGAAGAATTATATGGATGCCCAATATTATGGAGAGATTAGCGTGGGGTCGCCCCCACAGAAATTCACTGTCATATTTGATACTGGCAGTTCCAATCTCTGGATTCCCTCGTCAAAGTGCATTTTTTCT ATTGCTTGCTTATTCCATCCTAAGTACAAGCACAAGAAGTCCAAAACATATCAAGAAATTG GCAAATCTTGTGCAATACACTATGGGTCTGGATTAGTTTCTGGCTTCCTTAGTCAAGATAACGTTGAAGTGGGCGATCTTGTGGTCCACAATCAA GTTTTCATGGAGGCTACAAGAGAAGGAAGTCTTACGTTTGTTGTGGGAAAGTTTGATGGAATACTTGGGCTTGGCTTCCAGGAAATTTCAGTCGGGGATGTAGTGCCAGTCTG GTATAATATGATGGAACAAGGTCTTGTGCAAGAGGAAGTCTTCTCTTTTTGGCTTAATAGGGATCAGTATGCAAAAGACGGTGGGGAGCTTGTTTTTGGTGGCGTTGATGAAAAGCACTTCAAGGGGAAGCATACCTATGTTCCCGTCACTCAAAAAGGTTACTGGCAG ttTGAAATGGATGATTTTCTCATTGGAAACCTTTCAACAG GTTTTTGTGAGGGTGGATGTGCTGCTATTGTGGATTCTGGAACATCTTTGCTTGCTGGTCCAACT ACTGTCGTCACCCAAATCAACCATGCCATTGGAGCACAAGGAGTAGTGAGCGTGGAATGCAAACTGGTGGTTTCTGACTATGGAGAAATGATATGGGAGCTTTTGCTAGCGGGG GTACAGCCTGACAAAGTATGTTCACAAGTGGGTCTTTGCTTTTTCAACGGGTCTGGATTAAAAAG TGCTAATATTGAGATGGTggttgaagaagaaaacaaggagAGAGCTCCCCCCGGTCATGACCTTGTATGCACTGCTTGTGAGATGCTTGTTGTTTGGATCCGGAACCAGCTGAAACAACAGGAAACAAAGGAGAGAGTGCTTGATTATGTGAATCAG CTCTGCGAGAGTCTGCCCAGTCCAATGGGAGAATCAGCAATCGACTGCAATATCCTGTCGAAGATGCCAAATGTTACATTCACTATTGGAAGTAGAGATTTTACCCTCACCCCTGAGCAG TATATTCTGAAAACTGAAGAAGGCCCGACTTCTGTCTGCCTCAGTGGCTTTATTGCTTTGGATGTGCCTCCACCTCGTGGTCCTCTGTG